In Paenibacillus kyungheensis, the following are encoded in one genomic region:
- the ftsA gene encoding cell division protein FtsA: MSNNDIIVSLDIGTSKVRAIIGEINNGTFNIIGVGSADSEGIRKGAIVDIDQTVQSIRSAVDHAERMVGIQISEVIVGISGNHIGLQTSHGVVAVSNEDREIGEEDIERVLKAAEVIALPPEREIIDVVAKQYVVDGLEGIQDPRGMIGVRLEVEATIITGAKTSIHNLLRCVEKADLRIKDLVLISLGAGQLALSKDEKSMGSILVDIGAGSSTIAIFEEGSLKATSTLPIGGEFVTNDIAYGLRTLTEHAEKVKLKYGCALIDDAASDVVFKVMRIGSNVDKEFTQQDLAAIIEPRVQEIFQLIRQEVTRLGYQELAGGYILTGGTVSMPGVLEVAREELAASVRIAVPDYIGVRDPAYTSGVGILYNVIRNIRGGGSTAGANKKAPARNKTTSTPESSAKPGLIERLKNMFSEFI; encoded by the coding sequence TTGAGCAACAATGACATCATTGTTAGTTTGGACATCGGTACATCCAAAGTTCGTGCTATTATCGGGGAAATCAACAATGGAACCTTTAATATTATTGGAGTTGGATCTGCCGACTCGGAAGGAATTCGCAAAGGTGCGATCGTAGATATTGATCAAACTGTGCAATCCATCCGTAGTGCTGTTGATCATGCTGAGCGTATGGTCGGCATTCAGATATCTGAAGTTATCGTTGGTATTTCAGGCAATCATATCGGACTTCAAACGAGCCACGGAGTAGTTGCCGTATCCAATGAAGATCGTGAGATTGGTGAAGAAGATATCGAACGTGTTTTGAAAGCGGCAGAAGTAATCGCTCTGCCACCTGAACGGGAAATTATTGACGTTGTTGCTAAACAGTACGTGGTAGATGGGTTAGAAGGAATTCAAGACCCGCGCGGAATGATTGGTGTTCGTCTAGAAGTAGAAGCTACTATTATTACAGGTGCTAAAACTTCGATCCATAATCTTCTTCGTTGTGTAGAAAAAGCAGATTTGCGTATCAAAGATCTTGTATTGATTTCATTAGGTGCAGGTCAATTGGCTTTGTCCAAAGATGAAAAATCGATGGGATCGATTCTAGTTGATATTGGTGCAGGTTCATCTACTATTGCAATCTTTGAAGAAGGTTCGCTTAAAGCGACATCAACTTTACCGATTGGTGGAGAATTTGTAACGAATGATATCGCTTATGGATTACGCACATTAACAGAGCATGCTGAAAAAGTAAAACTGAAATATGGTTGTGCTTTGATAGATGATGCTGCATCTGATGTAGTATTCAAAGTTATGCGTATTGGCAGTAACGTAGACAAAGAATTTACACAGCAAGATTTAGCAGCCATTATTGAGCCTCGTGTGCAAGAAATTTTTCAACTGATTCGTCAAGAAGTCACAAGACTCGGTTATCAAGAGCTTGCTGGTGGTTATATACTGACAGGAGGTACAGTTTCAATGCCGGGCGTTTTAGAAGTAGCTCGCGAAGAACTGGCAGCTTCTGTAAGAATAGCAGTTCCTGATTATATTGGTGTACGTGATCCTGCTTATACAAGCGGGGTAGGCATTTTGTACAATGTCATCCGCAATATCCGTGGTGGTGGAAGCACGGCTGGAGCTAACAAAAAAGCACCAGCACGTAACAAAACAACCTCGACCCCGGAAAGCAGTGCCAAGCCGGGCTTGATTGAACGGTTAAAAAATATGTTCAGTGAGTTTATATAA